A region of Leifsonia xyli DNA encodes the following proteins:
- a CDS encoding ornithine carbamoyltransferase, translating into MTRHFLRDDDLSPAEQAEVLALAADLKRDRFSAKPLAGPQTVAVIFDKTSTRTRVSFSVGISDLGGSPLVIQSGESQLGGKESIADTARVLERMVAAIVWRTYAQAGLEEMAEGTRVPVVNALSDDFHPCQILADLLTVREHKGRTEGLTMTYVGDGANNMAHSYLLGGATAGMHVRIAAPAAYAPDASIVADARAVAERTGGSVAVLTDPTEAAAGADVVVTDTWVSMGQEAEKAERVAVFGDYTVDARLMGLAAPDAIFLHCLPAYRGYEVSADVLDGPQSVVWDEAENRLHAQKALLAWLLEKNTEAGA; encoded by the coding sequence ATGACCCGGCACTTCCTCCGCGACGACGACCTCTCGCCTGCCGAGCAGGCGGAGGTGCTGGCCCTGGCGGCCGACCTGAAACGCGACCGCTTCTCGGCGAAGCCGCTCGCCGGTCCGCAGACCGTCGCCGTGATCTTCGACAAGACCTCGACCCGCACGCGCGTCTCGTTCTCGGTCGGGATCTCCGATCTGGGCGGCAGCCCGCTCGTCATCCAGAGCGGCGAGAGCCAGCTCGGCGGCAAGGAGTCGATCGCCGACACCGCGCGCGTCCTGGAGCGGATGGTCGCCGCGATCGTGTGGCGCACCTACGCGCAGGCCGGCCTGGAGGAGATGGCCGAGGGGACGCGGGTCCCGGTGGTGAACGCGCTGTCGGACGACTTCCACCCGTGCCAGATCCTCGCCGACCTGCTCACCGTCCGCGAGCACAAGGGCCGCACCGAGGGCCTGACGATGACCTACGTCGGCGACGGCGCGAACAACATGGCGCACTCCTACCTGCTCGGGGGCGCGACCGCGGGCATGCACGTGCGGATCGCGGCCCCCGCGGCGTACGCGCCCGACGCATCCATCGTCGCGGACGCCCGCGCGGTCGCCGAGCGGACCGGCGGCTCTGTCGCGGTCCTGACCGACCCCACGGAGGCGGCGGCCGGCGCGGACGTCGTGGTCACCGACACCTGGGTGTCGATGGGCCAGGAGGCCGAGAAGGCCGAGCGGGTCGCCGTGTTCGGCGACTACACCGTCGACGCCCGCCTGATGGGGCTGGCCGCGCCGGACGCGATCTTCCTGCACTGCCTACCCGCGTACCGCGGCTACGAGGTGAGCGCCGATGTGCTCGACGGCCCGCAGTCGGTGGTGTGGGACGAGGCGGAGAACCGCCTCCACGCGCAGAAGGCCCTGCTGGCCTGGCTGCTGGAGAAGAACACGGAGGCGGGCGCATGA
- a CDS encoding 3-methyladenine DNA glycosylase, translating into MTLYRPARDEFLASSLAVAPRLLGAVLRHESPEGTVGLRITEVEAYIGDGLDPGSHAFRGRTKRNAVMYGPPGHVYTYFTYGMHVCANIVCSPAGEASAVLLRGAEVIEGEDLAEHRRVGASGRRIPHRDLARGPARLVVAAGMSLADDGADLFEPPFSIELPSTQAEYEAGPRTGVSGAGGGLAFPWRYWLPGDPTVSPYKRHPRADE; encoded by the coding sequence GTGACGCTGTACCGTCCCGCGCGCGACGAGTTCCTGGCGTCGTCGCTGGCGGTCGCGCCGCGGCTCCTCGGCGCCGTCCTGCGGCACGAGTCGCCGGAGGGGACGGTCGGCCTGCGGATCACGGAGGTGGAGGCCTACATCGGCGACGGTCTGGACCCTGGGTCGCACGCCTTCCGCGGACGCACGAAGCGCAATGCGGTCATGTACGGGCCACCCGGGCACGTGTACACCTACTTCACCTACGGGATGCACGTCTGCGCCAACATCGTCTGCTCGCCCGCGGGCGAGGCGTCCGCGGTGCTGCTGCGGGGGGCGGAGGTGATCGAGGGGGAGGACCTCGCCGAGCACCGCCGCGTCGGCGCGAGCGGGAGGCGCATCCCGCACCGCGATCTCGCCCGCGGACCGGCGCGGCTGGTCGTCGCGGCCGGGATGAGCCTGGCCGACGACGGCGCCGACCTGTTCGAGCCGCCGTTCTCGATCGAGCTGCCGTCGACGCAGGCCGAGTACGAGGCCGGCCCGCGCACCGGCGTCTCCGGCGCGGGCGGCGGGCTGGCGTTCCCGTGGCGCTACTGGCTGCCGGGGGACCCGACGGTGTCGCCGTACAAGCGGCACCCCCGTGCTGACGAATGA
- a CDS encoding argininosuccinate lyase has protein sequence MSDGTAGGGKTGEGSLWGGRFAGGPSPELAALSKSTHFDWELAAYDIAGSRAHARALAAAGYLSAEELDGMRAALDALDADVASGAFAAAETDEDVHGALERGLIERAGADLGGKLRAGRSRNDQIATLIRLYLRDHAGVIAEQLIALIDAIASQADAHPTAILPGRTHLQHAQPVLLAHHLLAHCWPLVRDLQRLADWDARANVSPYGSGALAGSTLGLDPLLVARELGFARSSENSIDGTAARDVVAEFAFVAAQIGVDLSRFAEEIILWNTREFGFVTLDDGYSTGSSIMPQKKNPDIAELARGKAGRLIGNATGLLTTLKGLPLAYNRDLQEDKEPVFDSVRTLELVLPAFTGMVATLRFHTERMAELAPQGFSLATDVAEWLVKQHVPFRVAHELSGSLVRVAEENGLELHEVSDEQLAAVSPLLTPEVRSVLSVEGSVASRDGAGGTAPDRVAEQLAALTDHVRKAALALRAAKRDLV, from the coding sequence ATGAGCGACGGCACGGCCGGCGGCGGCAAGACCGGCGAGGGCTCGCTCTGGGGCGGACGGTTCGCCGGGGGTCCGTCGCCCGAGCTCGCCGCGCTCAGCAAGTCCACGCATTTCGACTGGGAGCTCGCCGCCTACGACATCGCCGGCTCCCGCGCGCACGCCCGGGCGCTCGCCGCGGCCGGCTACCTGAGCGCGGAGGAGCTGGATGGGATGCGCGCCGCCCTGGACGCGCTCGACGCCGACGTCGCCTCGGGCGCTTTCGCCGCGGCCGAGACCGACGAGGATGTGCATGGCGCCTTGGAGCGCGGTCTGATCGAGCGCGCGGGCGCCGACCTCGGCGGCAAGCTGCGCGCCGGACGCAGCCGCAACGACCAGATCGCCACGCTGATCCGGCTCTATCTGCGCGACCACGCCGGCGTCATCGCCGAACAGCTGATCGCGCTGATCGACGCCATCGCCTCGCAGGCGGACGCGCATCCCACGGCCATCCTCCCCGGCCGCACGCATCTGCAGCACGCCCAGCCGGTGCTGCTCGCGCACCACCTGCTGGCGCACTGCTGGCCCCTGGTCCGCGATCTGCAGCGCCTGGCCGACTGGGACGCGCGCGCCAACGTCTCGCCGTACGGCTCGGGGGCCCTCGCCGGGTCGACACTGGGCCTCGACCCGCTCCTGGTCGCCCGCGAACTGGGCTTCGCCCGGAGCTCCGAGAACTCGATCGACGGCACGGCCGCCCGGGATGTGGTGGCCGAGTTCGCCTTCGTCGCCGCGCAGATCGGCGTGGACCTCTCCCGGTTCGCCGAGGAGATCATCCTCTGGAACACCCGCGAGTTCGGTTTCGTCACGCTCGACGACGGCTACTCGACCGGGTCGTCGATCATGCCTCAGAAGAAGAACCCGGACATCGCCGAGCTCGCGCGCGGCAAGGCCGGCCGGCTGATCGGCAACGCGACCGGCCTGCTGACCACCCTGAAGGGCCTCCCGCTCGCGTACAACCGCGACCTGCAAGAGGACAAGGAGCCGGTCTTCGACTCGGTGCGCACCCTCGAGCTGGTGCTGCCCGCCTTCACCGGCATGGTGGCGACGCTGCGCTTCCACACCGAGCGGATGGCGGAGCTCGCGCCGCAGGGCTTCTCGCTGGCGACGGATGTCGCCGAGTGGCTCGTCAAGCAGCACGTCCCGTTCCGCGTCGCACACGAGCTGAGCGGCAGCCTAGTCCGGGTCGCCGAGGAGAACGGGCTCGAGCTGCACGAGGTGTCCGACGAGCAGCTCGCCGCCGTCTCGCCGCTGCTCACTCCGGAGGTGCGCTCGGTGCTCTCGGTCGAGGGATCGGTCGCCAGCCGCGACGGCGCCGGAGGCACGGCCCCCGACCGCGTGGCGGAGCAGCTCGCCGCCCTCACCGATCACGTCCGGAAGGCCGCCCTGGCCCTCCGCGCAGCGAAGAGAGACCTCGTCTGA
- a CDS encoding acetylornithine aminotransferase, which yields MTRYETDEWRDGAWKGPFGDRFMRTLATPKLMLVRGEGARVWDVDGNEYLDFLAGIAVNSLGHAHPALVEAVTAQVGTLAHVSNYFSTPPQLELAERLRRITGAGEQGRVLFGNSGAEANEAAFKLARLNHTGPHGRRTRVLALHNAFHGRTMGSLALTGKPPMREAFEPLPGGVEHIDSTIEALEASIDGHVAALFVEPIKGEAGVLDLPDGFLERARELTAKHGALLIVDEIQTGVGRTGEWFAYQRAGILPDAVTVAKGMAGGVPIGALVTFGWASELFSQGQHGSTFGGNPLATAAGNAVLAEIERAGLVENAARRGEELKQIIRDFDHPLIGAVRGHGLLIGIGLTEGEAHRLSDAALAEGLIINAPNESSIRLAPPLIIGDAELAGFRERFGRALAAV from the coding sequence ATGACACGATACGAGACGGACGAGTGGCGCGACGGGGCCTGGAAGGGCCCCTTCGGCGACCGCTTCATGCGCACGCTGGCGACGCCGAAGCTGATGCTGGTGCGCGGCGAGGGCGCCCGGGTGTGGGACGTCGACGGCAACGAGTACCTCGACTTCCTCGCGGGGATCGCCGTCAACTCGCTCGGGCACGCGCATCCGGCGCTCGTGGAGGCGGTGACCGCGCAGGTCGGGACGCTCGCGCACGTCTCCAACTACTTCTCGACCCCGCCGCAGCTGGAGCTGGCCGAGCGTCTGCGCCGCATCACCGGCGCCGGCGAGCAGGGCCGCGTGCTGTTCGGCAACTCGGGCGCCGAGGCGAACGAGGCCGCGTTCAAGCTGGCCCGGCTCAACCACACCGGGCCGCACGGCCGCCGCACCCGCGTCCTCGCTCTGCACAACGCCTTCCACGGCCGCACCATGGGCTCCCTCGCGCTCACCGGCAAGCCGCCGATGCGGGAGGCGTTCGAGCCGCTTCCCGGCGGCGTGGAGCACATCGACTCCACGATCGAGGCGCTGGAGGCGTCCATCGACGGTCACGTCGCGGCGCTGTTCGTCGAGCCGATCAAGGGCGAGGCCGGCGTGCTCGACCTGCCCGACGGCTTCCTCGAGCGGGCGCGAGAGCTCACCGCGAAGCACGGCGCGCTGCTCATCGTCGACGAGATCCAGACCGGCGTCGGCCGCACCGGCGAGTGGTTCGCGTACCAGCGGGCGGGCATCCTCCCGGACGCGGTCACGGTCGCCAAGGGGATGGCCGGCGGCGTGCCGATCGGCGCCCTGGTGACCTTCGGCTGGGCCTCCGAGCTGTTTAGCCAGGGCCAGCACGGCTCGACGTTCGGCGGCAACCCGCTCGCGACGGCCGCGGGCAACGCGGTGCTCGCCGAGATCGAGCGCGCCGGGCTCGTGGAGAATGCGGCGCGCCGCGGCGAGGAGCTGAAGCAGATCATCCGCGACTTCGACCACCCGCTGATCGGCGCGGTCCGCGGTCACGGCCTGCTGATCGGCATCGGGCTGACCGAGGGCGAGGCGCACCGCCTCTCCGACGCGGCCCTCGCCGAGGGCCTGATCATCAACGCGCCGAACGAGTCCAGCATCCGGCTGGCGCCGCCGCTCATCATCGGCGACGCCGAGCTCGCCGGCTTCCGGGAGCGCTTCGGACGCGCACTCGCCGCCGTCTGA